In the genome of Magnolia sinica isolate HGM2019 chromosome 2, MsV1, whole genome shotgun sequence, one region contains:
- the LOC131237759 gene encoding PH, RCC1 and FYVE domains-containing protein 1-like isoform X2: MADHSEREGLIALKKGTQLIKYSRKGKPRFCPFRISLDETTLIWYSHGGERTLKLSSVSRIIPGQRTAVFKRYLCPEKDYLSFSLLYNNGERSLDLICKDKAEAEVWIASLKALISTGRHRCSKTHGHFDDGRNFIQDGHPSSVKVEVPLSIARSPNANSFVDCFSREPTLNLVSSDVGSDRANMQPRASNAGDGRLSVSSAAPSYSSQGSGPDDCESLGDVYVWGEVWCDASLADGIGNPICSKTDVLLPKPLESNVVLDVHQIACGVRHAALVTRQGEVFTWGDESGGRLGHGIETDRVRPQLVETLAVSNMDYVACGEYHTCAVSVAGDLFSWGDGTYNAGLLGHGTSVSHWIPKRLCGPLEGFQVLSVACGTWHSALATSNGKLFTFGDGTFGVLGHGDRESCWYPREVQSLSGLKTIKVACGVWHTAAIVEVIGQNGGNIGSRKLFTWGDGDKNRLGHGDKKAQLVPTCVSSLIDYNFHQLACGHSITVALTTSGHVFTIGSNIYGQLGNPNSDGKVPCLVQDRLMGELVDEISCGACHVAALTSRNEVFTWGHGANGRLGHGDIEDRKTPTLVEALKDRHVKSISCGSNFTAIICIHKWVSGADQSLCSGCRQAFGFTRKRHNCYNCGLVHCHACSSRKVLKAALAPTPGKPHRVCDACFAKLKASEVGASSAVNSKIVAPRRYIDTRERLERGEIRLSRILLSPNTEPVQYLEVKSIKQGPKTDSLSLLRVPQVPSLLQLKDIAFPSSLSVLQNALKPIVTSVTQPAVSSSSASPYSRRPSPPHSVTPVYSKSIIDSLKKTNELLNQEVLKLHAQVKNLRHKCEFQDVELQKVEKKAKVAASFVAEESSRHSVVKEILKSLAGQLGEMTEKIPPEVYDIHNLSATHTQLEDLLKSSESRTLESSSLAADCSLDKSLLINDRTDHCSDGGGITDLPQNADEDRSSVSDAKEDMPNQKMENDSRSPRVSTVSCGNEGEVQVIEQFEPGVYVTLIQRRNGTRAFKRVKFSKRKFAEKKAEDWWKENKERVYKKYNYRGADTGETGSSMTVGPTEEDDAAAAP, from the exons ATGGCAGATCATTCCGAGCGTGAG GGACTCATTGCTTTGAAGAAGGGTACTCAGTTAATCAAGTATAGTCGAAAAGGGAAGCCTAGGTTTTGTCCGTTCAGAATTTCTCTT GATGAAACGACACTGATTTGGTATTCGCACGGAGGGGAAAGGACTTTGAAGTTGTCTTCGGTCTCACGTATTATCCCGGGACAGAGAACT GCTGTTTTTAAGAGATATTTATGCCCTGAAAAGGACTATTTGTCATTTTCTCTTCTCTATAATAATGGTGAACGATCTCTTGATCTG ATTTGCAAAGACAAAGCTGAGGCAGAGGTCTGGATTGCAAGTCTTAAGGCATTGATTTCTACTGGCCGACATAGATGTTCTAAGACTCATGGTCATTTTGAC GATGGCAGGAACTTCATTCAAGATGGTCATCCTTCCAGCGTAAAAGTAGAGGTTCCTTTAAGTATAGCTCGTAGTCCTAACGCGAATTCCTTCGTTGATTGTTTTTCTCGGGAACCTACTCTGAATTTGGTGAGTTCAGATGTGGGGTCGGACCGTGCAAATATGCAACCAAGAGCAAGTAACGCAGGAGATGGCCGTCTTAGTGTTTCAAGTGCTGCCCCTAGCTATTCTAGTCAAGGATCTGGACCTGATGACTGTGAATCTTTAGGTGATGTTTATGTCTGGGGAGAGGTTTGGTGTGATGCGAGTTTAGCTGATGGAATTGGAAATCCTATCTGTTCAAAAACTGATGTGCTACTTCCTAAGCCCTTAGAATCAAACGTGGTTTTGGATGTTCATCAGATTGCTTGCGGTGTTAGGCATGCTGCTCTAGTGACAAGGCAAGGTGAGGTATTTACTTGGGGTGATGAGTCTGGAGGACGTCTTGGCCATGGAATAGAAACGGATCGTGTCCGACCCCAACTTGTGGAGACTTTGGCAGTCAGTAACATGGACTATGTTGCATGTGGTGAGTATCACACATGTGCTGTATCGGTGGCCGGTGACCTATTTTCTTGGGGAGATGGTACCTATAATGCTGGACTTCTCGGTCATGGAACCAGTGTCAGCCACTGGATACCTAAAAGATTATGTGGTCCTTTAGAAGGATTTCAAGTGCTGTCTGTTGCATGTGGTACATGGCATTCGGCCTTAGCAACTTCGAACGGAAAATTGTTTACATTCGGCGATGGGACGTTTGGTGTTTTGGGCCATGGTGATCGAGAAAGCTGTTGGTACCCGAGAGAAGTTCAATCCTTGAGCGGACTAAAGACCATTAAGGTTGCCTGTGGAGTATGGCATACAGCCGCAATTGTAGAGGTTATAGGACAGAACGGCGGAAACATTGGATCTAGAAAATTGTTCACATGGGGTGATGGTGATAAAAACCGTTTGGGTCATGGGGACAAGAAAGCACAGTTGGTTCCCACTTGCGTCTCGTCACTTATTGACTACAACTTCCACCAGCTGGCCTGTGGACATAGTATTACTGTTGCCCTCACTACATCAGGGCATGTTTTTACAATTGGAAGTAACATTTATGGCCAGCTGGGCAATCCAAATTCTGATGGTAAGGTACCTTGCTTAGTACAAGATAGATTGATGGGTGAATTGGTCGACGAAATCTCCTGTGGTGCATGCCACGTTGCCGCCCTAACATCAAGAAACGAAGTATTCACATGGGGGCATGGTGCCAATGGAAGACTGGGACATGGGGACATCGAAGATCGGAAAACGCCTACACTTGTTGAAGCTTTAAAAGACAGGCACGTTAAAAGCATATCTTGCGGCTCGAATTTCACTGCTATTATATGCATTCACAAGTGGGTTTCTGGCGCAGACCAATCACTCTGCTCAGGGTGTCGTCAGGCATTTGGATTTACTCGGAAAAGGCACAATTGCTATAATTGTGGACTTGTTCACTGCCATGCTTGCAGTTCCAGAAAGGTTCTTAAAGCTGCATTGGCTCCTACTCCGGGCAAACCACACCGTGTATGTGATGCTTGCTTTGCAAAGCTTAAAGCATCGGAAGTTGGTGCTTCATCGGCTGTCAATAGCAAGATTGTAGCCCCCCGCCGCTATATTGACACCAGGGAGAGGTTGGAAAGGGGAGAAATAAGGTTGTCGAGGATTTTGTTATCTCCTAACACAGAACCTGTACAGTATCTTGAAGTGAAATCGATCAAGCAGGGGCCTAAAACTGACTCGCTTTCCCTATTACGAGTGCCCCAAGTTCCATCGCTGTTACAGCTAAAAGATATTGCTTTTCCAAGTTCCTTGAGTGTACTTCAAAATGCTTTGAAACCAATCGTTACATCAGTGACGCAACCAGCAGTCAGTTCGAGTTCTGCATCACCTTACTCTAGGAGGCCAAGCCCTCCTCACTCTGTAACTCCTGTATATTCTAAAAGCATCATTGACAGCCTCAAGAAGACAAACGAACTTCTAAACCAAGAGGTCCTGAAGTTGCATGCCCAA GTTAAAAATCTGAGACACAAGTGTGAATTTCAAGATGTCGAGCTGCAGAAAGTGGAAAAGAAAGCTAAAGTAGCTGCTTCATTTGTGGCTGAGGAGTCGTCTAGGCATTCTGTTGTGAAAGAAATTCTCAAGTCTCTAGCGGGCCAG CTGGGTGAGATGACAGAGAAAATACCCCCAGAGGTTTATGACATTCACAACTTAAGTGCCACACATACCCAGTTAGAAGATTTACTGAAGAGCAGTGAGAGCCGGACATTGGAAAGCTCTTCCTTGGCAGCTGATTGTTCATTAGATAAATCTCTCTTGATCAATGATAGGACAGATCATTGTAGTGATGGTGGAGGGATTACAGACTTACCACAGAATGCCGATGAAGACAGATCGAGTGTTTCTGATGCCAAGGAGGATATGCCTAACCAGAAGATGGAGAATGACTCGAGATCGCCTAGAGTGTCAACGGTGAGCTGTGGTAATGAAGGAGAAGTTCAAGTGATTGAGCAATTCGAGCCAGGTGTCTATGTAACTCTCATTCAACGTCGAAACGGGACCAGAGCTTTCAAACGAGTCAAATTCAG
- the LOC131237759 gene encoding PH, RCC1 and FYVE domains-containing protein 1-like isoform X6 — protein MADHSEREVEQGLIALKKGTQLIKYSRKGKPRFCPFRISLDETTLIWYSHGGERTLKLSSVSRIIPGQRTAVFKRYLCPEKDYLSFSLLYNNGERSLDLICKDKAEAEVWIASLKALISTGRHRCSKTHGHFDVSYLTYEPFDGRNFIQDGHPSSVKVEVPLSIARSPNANSFVDCFSREPTLNLVSSDVGSDRANMQPRASNAGDGRLSVSSAAPSYSSQGSGPDDCESLGDVYVWGEVWCDASLADGIGNPICSKTDVLLPKPLESNVVLDVHQIACGVRHAALVTRQGEVFTWGDESGGRLGHGIETDRVRPQLVETLAVSNMDYVACGEYHTCAVSVAGDLFSWGDGTYNAGLLGHGTSVSHWIPKRLCGPLEGFQVLSVACGTWHSALATSNGKLFTFGDGTFGVLGHGDRESCWYPREVQSLSGLKTIKVACGVWHTAAIVEVIGQNGGNIGSRKLFTWGDGDKNRLGHGDKKAQLVPTCVSSLIDYNFHQLACGHSITVALTTSGHVFTIGSNIYGQLGNPNSDGKVPCLVQDRLMGELVDEISCGACHVAALTSRNEVFTWGHGANGRLGHGDIEDRKTPTLVEALKDRHVKSISCGSNFTAIICIHKWVSGADQSLCSGCRQAFGFTRKRHNCYNCGLVHCHACSSRKVLKAALAPTPGKPHRVCDACFAKLKASEVGASSAVNSKIVAPRRYIDTRERLERGEIRLSRILLSPNTEPVQYLEVKSIKQGPKTDSLSLLRVPQVPSLLQLKDIAFPSSLSVLQNALKPIVTSVTQPAVSSSSASPYSRRPSPPHSVTPVYSKSIIDSLKKTNELLNQEVLKLHAQVKNLRHKCEFQDVELQKVEKKAKVAASFVAEESSRHSVVKEILKSLAGQLGEMTEKIPPEVYDIHNLSATHTQLEDLLKSSESRTLESSSLAADCSLDKSLLINDRTDHCSDGGGITDLPQNADEDRSSVSDAKEDMPNQKMENDSRSPRVSTVSCGNEGEVQVIEQFEPGVYVTLIQRRNGTRAFKRVKFSKRKFAEKKAEDWWKENKERVYKKYNYRGADTGETGSSMTVGPTEEDDAAAAP, from the exons ATGGCAGATCATTCCGAGCGTGAGGTCGAGCAA GGACTCATTGCTTTGAAGAAGGGTACTCAGTTAATCAAGTATAGTCGAAAAGGGAAGCCTAGGTTTTGTCCGTTCAGAATTTCTCTT GATGAAACGACACTGATTTGGTATTCGCACGGAGGGGAAAGGACTTTGAAGTTGTCTTCGGTCTCACGTATTATCCCGGGACAGAGAACT GCTGTTTTTAAGAGATATTTATGCCCTGAAAAGGACTATTTGTCATTTTCTCTTCTCTATAATAATGGTGAACGATCTCTTGATCTG ATTTGCAAAGACAAAGCTGAGGCAGAGGTCTGGATTGCAAGTCTTAAGGCATTGATTTCTACTGGCCGACATAGATGTTCTAAGACTCATGGTCATTTTGACGTGAGCTACCTAACTTACGAACCATTT GATGGCAGGAACTTCATTCAAGATGGTCATCCTTCCAGCGTAAAAGTAGAGGTTCCTTTAAGTATAGCTCGTAGTCCTAACGCGAATTCCTTCGTTGATTGTTTTTCTCGGGAACCTACTCTGAATTTGGTGAGTTCAGATGTGGGGTCGGACCGTGCAAATATGCAACCAAGAGCAAGTAACGCAGGAGATGGCCGTCTTAGTGTTTCAAGTGCTGCCCCTAGCTATTCTAGTCAAGGATCTGGACCTGATGACTGTGAATCTTTAGGTGATGTTTATGTCTGGGGAGAGGTTTGGTGTGATGCGAGTTTAGCTGATGGAATTGGAAATCCTATCTGTTCAAAAACTGATGTGCTACTTCCTAAGCCCTTAGAATCAAACGTGGTTTTGGATGTTCATCAGATTGCTTGCGGTGTTAGGCATGCTGCTCTAGTGACAAGGCAAGGTGAGGTATTTACTTGGGGTGATGAGTCTGGAGGACGTCTTGGCCATGGAATAGAAACGGATCGTGTCCGACCCCAACTTGTGGAGACTTTGGCAGTCAGTAACATGGACTATGTTGCATGTGGTGAGTATCACACATGTGCTGTATCGGTGGCCGGTGACCTATTTTCTTGGGGAGATGGTACCTATAATGCTGGACTTCTCGGTCATGGAACCAGTGTCAGCCACTGGATACCTAAAAGATTATGTGGTCCTTTAGAAGGATTTCAAGTGCTGTCTGTTGCATGTGGTACATGGCATTCGGCCTTAGCAACTTCGAACGGAAAATTGTTTACATTCGGCGATGGGACGTTTGGTGTTTTGGGCCATGGTGATCGAGAAAGCTGTTGGTACCCGAGAGAAGTTCAATCCTTGAGCGGACTAAAGACCATTAAGGTTGCCTGTGGAGTATGGCATACAGCCGCAATTGTAGAGGTTATAGGACAGAACGGCGGAAACATTGGATCTAGAAAATTGTTCACATGGGGTGATGGTGATAAAAACCGTTTGGGTCATGGGGACAAGAAAGCACAGTTGGTTCCCACTTGCGTCTCGTCACTTATTGACTACAACTTCCACCAGCTGGCCTGTGGACATAGTATTACTGTTGCCCTCACTACATCAGGGCATGTTTTTACAATTGGAAGTAACATTTATGGCCAGCTGGGCAATCCAAATTCTGATGGTAAGGTACCTTGCTTAGTACAAGATAGATTGATGGGTGAATTGGTCGACGAAATCTCCTGTGGTGCATGCCACGTTGCCGCCCTAACATCAAGAAACGAAGTATTCACATGGGGGCATGGTGCCAATGGAAGACTGGGACATGGGGACATCGAAGATCGGAAAACGCCTACACTTGTTGAAGCTTTAAAAGACAGGCACGTTAAAAGCATATCTTGCGGCTCGAATTTCACTGCTATTATATGCATTCACAAGTGGGTTTCTGGCGCAGACCAATCACTCTGCTCAGGGTGTCGTCAGGCATTTGGATTTACTCGGAAAAGGCACAATTGCTATAATTGTGGACTTGTTCACTGCCATGCTTGCAGTTCCAGAAAGGTTCTTAAAGCTGCATTGGCTCCTACTCCGGGCAAACCACACCGTGTATGTGATGCTTGCTTTGCAAAGCTTAAAGCATCGGAAGTTGGTGCTTCATCGGCTGTCAATAGCAAGATTGTAGCCCCCCGCCGCTATATTGACACCAGGGAGAGGTTGGAAAGGGGAGAAATAAGGTTGTCGAGGATTTTGTTATCTCCTAACACAGAACCTGTACAGTATCTTGAAGTGAAATCGATCAAGCAGGGGCCTAAAACTGACTCGCTTTCCCTATTACGAGTGCCCCAAGTTCCATCGCTGTTACAGCTAAAAGATATTGCTTTTCCAAGTTCCTTGAGTGTACTTCAAAATGCTTTGAAACCAATCGTTACATCAGTGACGCAACCAGCAGTCAGTTCGAGTTCTGCATCACCTTACTCTAGGAGGCCAAGCCCTCCTCACTCTGTAACTCCTGTATATTCTAAAAGCATCATTGACAGCCTCAAGAAGACAAACGAACTTCTAAACCAAGAGGTCCTGAAGTTGCATGCCCAA GTTAAAAATCTGAGACACAAGTGTGAATTTCAAGATGTCGAGCTGCAGAAAGTGGAAAAGAAAGCTAAAGTAGCTGCTTCATTTGTGGCTGAGGAGTCGTCTAGGCATTCTGTTGTGAAAGAAATTCTCAAGTCTCTAGCGGGCCAG CTGGGTGAGATGACAGAGAAAATACCCCCAGAGGTTTATGACATTCACAACTTAAGTGCCACACATACCCAGTTAGAAGATTTACTGAAGAGCAGTGAGAGCCGGACATTGGAAAGCTCTTCCTTGGCAGCTGATTGTTCATTAGATAAATCTCTCTTGATCAATGATAGGACAGATCATTGTAGTGATGGTGGAGGGATTACAGACTTACCACAGAATGCCGATGAAGACAGATCGAGTGTTTCTGATGCCAAGGAGGATATGCCTAACCAGAAGATGGAGAATGACTCGAGATCGCCTAGAGTGTCAACGGTGAGCTGTGGTAATGAAGGAGAAGTTCAAGTGATTGAGCAATTCGAGCCAGGTGTCTATGTAACTCTCATTCAACGTCGAAACGGGACCAGAGCTTTCAAACGAGTCAAATTCAG
- the LOC131237759 gene encoding PH, RCC1 and FYVE domains-containing protein 1-like isoform X1, producing MADHSEREVEQGLIALKKGTQLIKYSRKGKPRFCPFRISLDETTLIWYSHGGERTLKLSSVSRIIPGQRTAVFKRYLCPEKDYLSFSLLYNNGERSLDLICKDKAEAEVWIASLKALISTGRHRCSKTHGHFDDGRNFIQDGHPSSVKVEVPLSIARSPNANSFVDCFSREPTLNLVSSDVGSDRANMQPRASNAGDGRLSVSSAAPSYSSQGSGPDDCESLGDVYVWGEVWCDASLADGIGNPICSKTDVLLPKPLESNVVLDVHQIACGVRHAALVTRQGEVFTWGDESGGRLGHGIETDRVRPQLVETLAVSNMDYVACGEYHTCAVSVAGDLFSWGDGTYNAGLLGHGTSVSHWIPKRLCGPLEGFQVLSVACGTWHSALATSNGKLFTFGDGTFGVLGHGDRESCWYPREVQSLSGLKTIKVACGVWHTAAIVEVIGQNGGNIGSRKLFTWGDGDKNRLGHGDKKAQLVPTCVSSLIDYNFHQLACGHSITVALTTSGHVFTIGSNIYGQLGNPNSDGKVPCLVQDRLMGELVDEISCGACHVAALTSRNEVFTWGHGANGRLGHGDIEDRKTPTLVEALKDRHVKSISCGSNFTAIICIHKWVSGADQSLCSGCRQAFGFTRKRHNCYNCGLVHCHACSSRKVLKAALAPTPGKPHRVCDACFAKLKASEVGASSAVNSKIVAPRRYIDTRERLERGEIRLSRILLSPNTEPVQYLEVKSIKQGPKTDSLSLLRVPQVPSLLQLKDIAFPSSLSVLQNALKPIVTSVTQPAVSSSSASPYSRRPSPPHSVTPVYSKSIIDSLKKTNELLNQEVLKLHAQVKNLRHKCEFQDVELQKVEKKAKVAASFVAEESSRHSVVKEILKSLAGQLGEMTEKIPPEVYDIHNLSATHTQLEDLLKSSESRTLESSSLAADCSLDKSLLINDRTDHCSDGGGITDLPQNADEDRSSVSDAKEDMPNQKMENDSRSPRVSTVSCGNEGEVQVIEQFEPGVYVTLIQRRNGTRAFKRVKFSKRKFAEKKAEDWWKENKERVYKKYNYRGADTGETGSSMTVGPTEEDDAAAAP from the exons ATGGCAGATCATTCCGAGCGTGAGGTCGAGCAA GGACTCATTGCTTTGAAGAAGGGTACTCAGTTAATCAAGTATAGTCGAAAAGGGAAGCCTAGGTTTTGTCCGTTCAGAATTTCTCTT GATGAAACGACACTGATTTGGTATTCGCACGGAGGGGAAAGGACTTTGAAGTTGTCTTCGGTCTCACGTATTATCCCGGGACAGAGAACT GCTGTTTTTAAGAGATATTTATGCCCTGAAAAGGACTATTTGTCATTTTCTCTTCTCTATAATAATGGTGAACGATCTCTTGATCTG ATTTGCAAAGACAAAGCTGAGGCAGAGGTCTGGATTGCAAGTCTTAAGGCATTGATTTCTACTGGCCGACATAGATGTTCTAAGACTCATGGTCATTTTGAC GATGGCAGGAACTTCATTCAAGATGGTCATCCTTCCAGCGTAAAAGTAGAGGTTCCTTTAAGTATAGCTCGTAGTCCTAACGCGAATTCCTTCGTTGATTGTTTTTCTCGGGAACCTACTCTGAATTTGGTGAGTTCAGATGTGGGGTCGGACCGTGCAAATATGCAACCAAGAGCAAGTAACGCAGGAGATGGCCGTCTTAGTGTTTCAAGTGCTGCCCCTAGCTATTCTAGTCAAGGATCTGGACCTGATGACTGTGAATCTTTAGGTGATGTTTATGTCTGGGGAGAGGTTTGGTGTGATGCGAGTTTAGCTGATGGAATTGGAAATCCTATCTGTTCAAAAACTGATGTGCTACTTCCTAAGCCCTTAGAATCAAACGTGGTTTTGGATGTTCATCAGATTGCTTGCGGTGTTAGGCATGCTGCTCTAGTGACAAGGCAAGGTGAGGTATTTACTTGGGGTGATGAGTCTGGAGGACGTCTTGGCCATGGAATAGAAACGGATCGTGTCCGACCCCAACTTGTGGAGACTTTGGCAGTCAGTAACATGGACTATGTTGCATGTGGTGAGTATCACACATGTGCTGTATCGGTGGCCGGTGACCTATTTTCTTGGGGAGATGGTACCTATAATGCTGGACTTCTCGGTCATGGAACCAGTGTCAGCCACTGGATACCTAAAAGATTATGTGGTCCTTTAGAAGGATTTCAAGTGCTGTCTGTTGCATGTGGTACATGGCATTCGGCCTTAGCAACTTCGAACGGAAAATTGTTTACATTCGGCGATGGGACGTTTGGTGTTTTGGGCCATGGTGATCGAGAAAGCTGTTGGTACCCGAGAGAAGTTCAATCCTTGAGCGGACTAAAGACCATTAAGGTTGCCTGTGGAGTATGGCATACAGCCGCAATTGTAGAGGTTATAGGACAGAACGGCGGAAACATTGGATCTAGAAAATTGTTCACATGGGGTGATGGTGATAAAAACCGTTTGGGTCATGGGGACAAGAAAGCACAGTTGGTTCCCACTTGCGTCTCGTCACTTATTGACTACAACTTCCACCAGCTGGCCTGTGGACATAGTATTACTGTTGCCCTCACTACATCAGGGCATGTTTTTACAATTGGAAGTAACATTTATGGCCAGCTGGGCAATCCAAATTCTGATGGTAAGGTACCTTGCTTAGTACAAGATAGATTGATGGGTGAATTGGTCGACGAAATCTCCTGTGGTGCATGCCACGTTGCCGCCCTAACATCAAGAAACGAAGTATTCACATGGGGGCATGGTGCCAATGGAAGACTGGGACATGGGGACATCGAAGATCGGAAAACGCCTACACTTGTTGAAGCTTTAAAAGACAGGCACGTTAAAAGCATATCTTGCGGCTCGAATTTCACTGCTATTATATGCATTCACAAGTGGGTTTCTGGCGCAGACCAATCACTCTGCTCAGGGTGTCGTCAGGCATTTGGATTTACTCGGAAAAGGCACAATTGCTATAATTGTGGACTTGTTCACTGCCATGCTTGCAGTTCCAGAAAGGTTCTTAAAGCTGCATTGGCTCCTACTCCGGGCAAACCACACCGTGTATGTGATGCTTGCTTTGCAAAGCTTAAAGCATCGGAAGTTGGTGCTTCATCGGCTGTCAATAGCAAGATTGTAGCCCCCCGCCGCTATATTGACACCAGGGAGAGGTTGGAAAGGGGAGAAATAAGGTTGTCGAGGATTTTGTTATCTCCTAACACAGAACCTGTACAGTATCTTGAAGTGAAATCGATCAAGCAGGGGCCTAAAACTGACTCGCTTTCCCTATTACGAGTGCCCCAAGTTCCATCGCTGTTACAGCTAAAAGATATTGCTTTTCCAAGTTCCTTGAGTGTACTTCAAAATGCTTTGAAACCAATCGTTACATCAGTGACGCAACCAGCAGTCAGTTCGAGTTCTGCATCACCTTACTCTAGGAGGCCAAGCCCTCCTCACTCTGTAACTCCTGTATATTCTAAAAGCATCATTGACAGCCTCAAGAAGACAAACGAACTTCTAAACCAAGAGGTCCTGAAGTTGCATGCCCAA GTTAAAAATCTGAGACACAAGTGTGAATTTCAAGATGTCGAGCTGCAGAAAGTGGAAAAGAAAGCTAAAGTAGCTGCTTCATTTGTGGCTGAGGAGTCGTCTAGGCATTCTGTTGTGAAAGAAATTCTCAAGTCTCTAGCGGGCCAG CTGGGTGAGATGACAGAGAAAATACCCCCAGAGGTTTATGACATTCACAACTTAAGTGCCACACATACCCAGTTAGAAGATTTACTGAAGAGCAGTGAGAGCCGGACATTGGAAAGCTCTTCCTTGGCAGCTGATTGTTCATTAGATAAATCTCTCTTGATCAATGATAGGACAGATCATTGTAGTGATGGTGGAGGGATTACAGACTTACCACAGAATGCCGATGAAGACAGATCGAGTGTTTCTGATGCCAAGGAGGATATGCCTAACCAGAAGATGGAGAATGACTCGAGATCGCCTAGAGTGTCAACGGTGAGCTGTGGTAATGAAGGAGAAGTTCAAGTGATTGAGCAATTCGAGCCAGGTGTCTATGTAACTCTCATTCAACGTCGAAACGGGACCAGAGCTTTCAAACGAGTCAAATTCAG